The Vicia villosa cultivar HV-30 ecotype Madison, WI unplaced genomic scaffold, Vvil1.0 ctg.001310F_1_1, whole genome shotgun sequence genome window below encodes:
- the LOC131634521 gene encoding probable pre-mRNA-splicing factor ATP-dependent RNA helicase DEAH2 isoform X2 translates to MGTERKRKVSLFDVVDDAAAKMVKTNGGLIGNSLINHWNGKPYSQRYYEILEKRKTLPVWHQKEDFLQVLKDNQTLILVGETGSGKTTQIPQFVLEAVDLETPDKRKKMMIACTQPRRVAAMSVSRRVAEEMDVTIGEEVGYSIRFEDCSSARTVLKYLTDGMLLREAMTDPLLERYKVIILDEAHERTLATDVLFGLLKEVLKNRPDLKLVVMSATLEAEKFQGYFFGAPLMKVPGRLHPVEIFYTQEPERDYLEAAIRTVVQIHMCEPAGDILVFLTGEEEIEDACRKISKEVANMGDQVGPVKAVPLYSTLPPAMQQKIFDAAPPPVKEGGPPGRKIVVSTNIAETSLTIDGIVYVIDPGFAKQKVYNPRVRVESLLVSPISKASAHQRSGRAGRTQPGKCFRLYTERSFNNDLQPQTYPEILRSNLANTVLTLKKLGIDDLVHFDFMDPPAPETLMRALEVLNYLGALDDEGNLTKLGEIMSEFPLDPQMSKMLVVSPEFNCSNEILSISAMLSDSCSFSVFSHEENGVLSPLCIC, encoded by the exons ATGGGTACAGAACGGAAGAGAAAGGTGAGTTTGTTCGACGTCGTCGACGACGCCGCTGCTAAGATGGTGAAAACCAACGGCGGCTTAATCGGCAACAGCCTCATTAACCACTGGAACGGAAAGCCTTACTCTCAACGGTACTATGagattttggagaagaggaaaACACTTCCCGTTTGGCACCAGAAAGAGGAtttcttgcaggttttgaagGATAACCAGACTTTGATTCTGGTTGGTGAAACTGGTAGTGGTAAAACAACACag ATTCCTCAATTTGTTTTGGAAGCTGTTGATTTAGAGACACCGGATAAACGCAAGAAGATGATGATTGCATGTACTCAGCCTCGTAGAGTGGCTGCTATGTCTGTTTCGCGCCGTGTGGCTGAAGAGATGGATGTTACTATTGGGGAAGAGGTTGGTTATAGCATCCGATTTGAAGATTGTAGTAGTGCAAGGACAGTTTTGAA GTATTTAACAGATGGTATGCTTTTGAGAGAGGCAATGACGGATCCACTTTTGGAACGATACAAAGTAATTATTCTTGATGAGGCACATGAAAGGACTTTGGCTACAGATGTGTTATTTGGCCTTCTTAAGGAAGTTCTTAAAAACAGACCTGACTTGAAGTTGGTTGTTATGAGTGCTACACTTGAAGCTGAAAAGTTTCAGGGATATTTTTTTGGAGCCCCTCTAATGAAGGTTCCTGGAAGGTTACATCCTGTTGAAATTTTTTATACTCAAGAACCAGAAAGAGATTACTTGGAGGCAGCTATTAGGACAGTGGTGCAGATTCACATGTGTGAACCTGCTGGAGACATACTTGTTTTTCTTACTGGAGAGGAAGAAATAGAAGACGCATGCCGCAAAATATCAAAAGAAGTTGCAAATATGGGGGATCAGGTGGGCCCTGTGAAAGCGGTGCCATTGTATTCTACTCTTCCGCCAGCTATGCAGCAGAAGATTTTTGACGCAGCTCCTCCTCCAGTTAAGGAGGGAGGCCCTCCTGGAAGGAAGATTGTGGTATCAACAAACATAGCAGAAACTTCCTTGACAATTGACGGTATAGTCTATGTTATTGACCCTGGATTTGCTAAGCAGAAGGTTTATAATCCTCGAGTTCGTGTCGAGTCTTTGTTGGTGTCACCAATATCAAAGGCTAGTGCACATCAGAGATCTGGTCGTGCCGGAAGAACTCAGCCAGGGAAATGCTTTAGACTTTATACTGAGAGAAGTTTCAATAATGATCTTCAGCCGCAAACCTATCCTGAAATTTTGAGATCTAATCTAGCTAACACAGTTCTTACATTGAAGAAATTGGGTATAGACGATTTAGTGCATTTTGATTTCATGGACCCTCCTGCCCCTGAAACATTAATGCGGGCTTTGGAAGTGTTGAATTACTTGGGTGCATTGGATGATGAGGGTAACTTAACAAAGCTGGGTGAGATCATGAGTGAGTTTCCATTGGACCCTCAGATGTCAAAGATGCTTGTTGTTAGTCCTGAGTTCAACTGTTCAAACGagattctttcaatttctgccatGTTGTCAG ATAGTTGCAGTTTCTCAGTATTCTCTCATGAAGAAAATGGTGTGCTCTCGCCTCTATGCATCTGCTGA
- the LOC131634516 gene encoding long chain acyl-CoA synthetase 1-like, protein MKRFSVEVEDGREGGNGKLSVGPVYRNLLSKDNFPPMDPDFNSAWDIFSMSVKKHPQNRMLGWRKIVDGKFGPYVWKTYKEAYDEVLQIASALRASGAQPGSKVGIYGSNCPQWIIAMEACCAQNFICVPLYDTLGAGAVNFIIDHAEIDFVFIQDKKVKEVLNSKCISSKRLKAIVGFTSLTEAEKNEATNIGIKPYSWDQFLDMGKENPSSISPPQSHDICTIMYTSGTSGDPKGVVLTHENVLALVRGMDLFMEQFEDKMNVDDVYLSFLPLAHILDRTIEEYFFRNGASVGYYHGDLNALLEDLGELKPTLFAGVPRVFEKVYEGVKKAVAQLNPIRRTVFGWLYNYKLGWMNKGYKQKDASPFADLLAFRKVKARLGGRVRLIISGGAALSSEIEEFLRVTTCAFVCQGYGLTETCGPTTLTFPDEMCMLGNVGVVTVYNELQLEEVPDMGYNPLGNPPCGEICIRGKTVFTGYHKNPELTKEAIKDGWFHTGDIGEMLPNGIVKIVDRKKNLVKLSQGEYIALEYLENVYTITPIVEDIWVYGNSFKSILVAVVVPNEDVTNKWAYANGHIASFSNLCALDQLKKYVLSELKSTAVRNKLKGFEHIKGVILDPLPFDMERELVTATLKKKRNNMLKYYKVEIDELFQSLAGDKLKL, encoded by the exons ATGAAGAGGTTTTCAGTTGAGGTTGAGGATGGAAGAGAAGGTGGAAATGGTAAGCTTTCGGTTGGTCCGGTTTACCGGAACCTTCTCTCGAAAGACAATTTTCCTCCCATGGATCCTGATTTCAACTCTGCTTGGGATATTTTCAG TATGTCTGTTAAGAAACATCCTCAAAATCGGATGCTCGGATGGCGAAAAATCGTTGATGGAAAG TTTGGACCCTATGTGTGGAAGACATACAAGGAAGCTTATGATGAAGTTTTGCAAATTGCTTCTGCTTTGAGAGCTTCTGGTGCTCAACCT GGTTCTAAAGTTGGAATTTATGGATCTAACTGTCCACAATGGATTATAGCAATGGAG GCTTGTTGTGCACAAAACTTCATTTGTGTCCCTCTCTATGACACTCTAG GGGCTGGTGCTGTAAATTTTATCATAGATCATGCTGAAATAGATTTTGTTTTTATTCAAGATAAGAAGGTTAAAGAG GTATTGAATTCTAAATGTATATCCTCTAAGAGACTAAAAG CCATAGTGGGTTTTACTTCATTAACTGAGGCAGAGAAAAATGAAGCCACCAACATTGGAATTAAACCATATTCATGGGACCAATTCCTAGACATG GGAAAAGAAAACCCTTCAAGTATTTCTCCTCCCCAATCTCATGATATTTGCACAATAATGTATACAAGTGGAACAAGTGGAGATCCTAAAGGTGTTGTTTTAACACATGAAAATGTACTTGCTTTAGTTAGAGGAATGGATCTTTTTATGGAACAATTTGAGGACAAG atGAATGTGGATGATGTTTATTTATCATTCCTCCCTTTAGCTCACATTCTTGATCGTACAATTGAAGAATATTTTTTCCGTAATGGTGCATCTGTTGGATACTATCACGGG GATTTGAATGCATTGCTGGAAGATTTAGGTGAATTAAAGCCAACATTGTTTGCTGGTGTTCCACGGGTTTTTGAAAAAGTATACGAAG gtGTTAAAAAAGCAGTGGCGCAACTAAATCCAATAAGGAGAACAGTTTTTGGCTGGCTCTATAACTA taaACTTGGTTGGATGAACAAAGGATACAAACAGAAAGATGCATCACCTTTTGCAGATCTACTAGCCTTCAGAAAG GTGAAAGCAAGACTAGGTGGACGAGTTAGACTAATAATATCCGGAGGTGCAGCTTTAAGCTCCGAGATTGAAGAATTCTTGCGCGTCACTACTTGCGCCTTCGTATGCCAAGGCTATG GTTTGACAGAAACATGTGGACCTACTACACTTACATTTCCCGACGAAATGTGCATGCTTGGCAACGTCGGTGTTGTAACTGTATACAACGAGTTGCAGCTAGAAGAGGTTCCTGACATGGGTTACAATCCTCTTGGAAATCCTCCATGTGGCGAGATATGTATCAGAGGGAAAACCGTTTTTACCGGTTACCATAAGAATCCTGAGTTAACCAAAGAAGCCATAAAAGACGGATGGTTTCACACCGGAGATATAGGAGAAATGCTACCTAATGGTATTGTTAAGATTGTTGACAGGAAGAAGAATCTTGTTAAGCTTTCTCAAGGAGAGTATATTGCACTTGAGTATCTTGAAAATGTTTATACCATTACTCCAATTGTtgaagat ATTTGGGTGTATGGGAATAGCTTCAAGTCAATACTGGTTGCAGTGGTTGTTCCAAATGAAGATGTTACTAATAAGTGGGCATATGCAAATGGTCACATTGCTTCTTTCTCTAATCTTTGTGCTCTTGATCAGTTGAAGAAATATGTTCTATCTGAGCTCAAATCTACTGCCGTGAGAAACAAG TTGAAGGGATTTGAACATATCAAAGGGGTTATACTAGACCCACTTCCATTTGACATGGAAAGGGAGTTGGTGACTGCAAcattaaaaaagaaaaggaacaaTATGCTCAAGTATTATAAG GTGGAGATAGACGAGTTATTCCAAAGTTTGGCTGGAGATAAGCTTAAACTTTGA
- the LOC131634521 gene encoding probable pre-mRNA-splicing factor ATP-dependent RNA helicase DEAH2 isoform X1 — protein sequence MGTERKRKVSLFDVVDDAAAKMVKTNGGLIGNSLINHWNGKPYSQRYYEILEKRKTLPVWHQKEDFLQVLKDNQTLILVGETGSGKTTQIPQFVLEAVDLETPDKRKKMMIACTQPRRVAAMSVSRRVAEEMDVTIGEEVGYSIRFEDCSSARTVLKYLTDGMLLREAMTDPLLERYKVIILDEAHERTLATDVLFGLLKEVLKNRPDLKLVVMSATLEAEKFQGYFFGAPLMKVPGRLHPVEIFYTQEPERDYLEAAIRTVVQIHMCEPAGDILVFLTGEEEIEDACRKISKEVANMGDQVGPVKAVPLYSTLPPAMQQKIFDAAPPPVKEGGPPGRKIVVSTNIAETSLTIDGIVYVIDPGFAKQKVYNPRVRVESLLVSPISKASAHQRSGRAGRTQPGKCFRLYTERSFNNDLQPQTYPEILRSNLANTVLTLKKLGIDDLVHFDFMDPPAPETLMRALEVLNYLGALDDEGNLTKLGEIMSEFPLDPQMSKMLVVSPEFNCSNEILSISAMLSVPNCFIRPREAQKAADEAKARFGHIDGDHLTLLNVYHAYKQNNEDASWCYDNFVNNRALKSADNVRQQLVRIMARFNLKLCSTDFNSRDYYVNIRKAMLAGYFMQVAHLERTGHYLTVKDNQVVHLHPSNCLDHKPEWVIYNEYVLTSRNFIRTVTDIRGEWLVDIAPHYYDLSNFPQCEAKRVLEKLYKKREKEKDEARNRK from the exons ATGGGTACAGAACGGAAGAGAAAGGTGAGTTTGTTCGACGTCGTCGACGACGCCGCTGCTAAGATGGTGAAAACCAACGGCGGCTTAATCGGCAACAGCCTCATTAACCACTGGAACGGAAAGCCTTACTCTCAACGGTACTATGagattttggagaagaggaaaACACTTCCCGTTTGGCACCAGAAAGAGGAtttcttgcaggttttgaagGATAACCAGACTTTGATTCTGGTTGGTGAAACTGGTAGTGGTAAAACAACACag ATTCCTCAATTTGTTTTGGAAGCTGTTGATTTAGAGACACCGGATAAACGCAAGAAGATGATGATTGCATGTACTCAGCCTCGTAGAGTGGCTGCTATGTCTGTTTCGCGCCGTGTGGCTGAAGAGATGGATGTTACTATTGGGGAAGAGGTTGGTTATAGCATCCGATTTGAAGATTGTAGTAGTGCAAGGACAGTTTTGAA GTATTTAACAGATGGTATGCTTTTGAGAGAGGCAATGACGGATCCACTTTTGGAACGATACAAAGTAATTATTCTTGATGAGGCACATGAAAGGACTTTGGCTACAGATGTGTTATTTGGCCTTCTTAAGGAAGTTCTTAAAAACAGACCTGACTTGAAGTTGGTTGTTATGAGTGCTACACTTGAAGCTGAAAAGTTTCAGGGATATTTTTTTGGAGCCCCTCTAATGAAGGTTCCTGGAAGGTTACATCCTGTTGAAATTTTTTATACTCAAGAACCAGAAAGAGATTACTTGGAGGCAGCTATTAGGACAGTGGTGCAGATTCACATGTGTGAACCTGCTGGAGACATACTTGTTTTTCTTACTGGAGAGGAAGAAATAGAAGACGCATGCCGCAAAATATCAAAAGAAGTTGCAAATATGGGGGATCAGGTGGGCCCTGTGAAAGCGGTGCCATTGTATTCTACTCTTCCGCCAGCTATGCAGCAGAAGATTTTTGACGCAGCTCCTCCTCCAGTTAAGGAGGGAGGCCCTCCTGGAAGGAAGATTGTGGTATCAACAAACATAGCAGAAACTTCCTTGACAATTGACGGTATAGTCTATGTTATTGACCCTGGATTTGCTAAGCAGAAGGTTTATAATCCTCGAGTTCGTGTCGAGTCTTTGTTGGTGTCACCAATATCAAAGGCTAGTGCACATCAGAGATCTGGTCGTGCCGGAAGAACTCAGCCAGGGAAATGCTTTAGACTTTATACTGAGAGAAGTTTCAATAATGATCTTCAGCCGCAAACCTATCCTGAAATTTTGAGATCTAATCTAGCTAACACAGTTCTTACATTGAAGAAATTGGGTATAGACGATTTAGTGCATTTTGATTTCATGGACCCTCCTGCCCCTGAAACATTAATGCGGGCTTTGGAAGTGTTGAATTACTTGGGTGCATTGGATGATGAGGGTAACTTAACAAAGCTGGGTGAGATCATGAGTGAGTTTCCATTGGACCCTCAGATGTCAAAGATGCTTGTTGTTAGTCCTGAGTTCAACTGTTCAAACGagattctttcaatttctgccatGTTGTCAG TACCCAATTGCTTTATCCGGCCTAGGGAGGCACAAAAAGCTGCGGACGAAGCGAAAGCTAGGTTTGGACACATTGATGGAGATCATCTCACACTGTTGAATGTATACCATGCCTACAAGCAAAACA ATGAGGATGCATCTTGGTGCTACGACAACTTTGTCAATAACAGGGCACTTAAATCAGCTGATAATGTTCGACAGCAGCTAGTGCGTATCATGGCTCGGTTTAACCTGAAGTTATGCAGCACTGACTTCAATAGTCGCGACTATTACGTCAACATTAGAAAGGCAATGCTAGCAGGATATTTCATGCAGGTGGCTCATCTTGAACGGACAGGACACTATTTGACAGTGAAAGACAACCAG GTGGTACACTTACATCCATCAAATTGCCTGGATCACAAGCCCGAATGGGTTATCTATAATGAATATGTTCTCACCAGTCGGAATTTTATACGTACTGTGACAGATATACGCGGTGAATG GTTAGTAGATATAGCACCACATTACTATGATTTGTCTAATTTTCCACAATGTGAAGCGAAGCGAGTTCTTGAAAAGCTGTACAAGAAAAGAGAGAAGGAAAAGGATGAAGCCCGGAATCGGAAATGA